The stretch of DNA GAACCGGTCTCCCAGTACAGTCCTGAGGTCATCGTCAGAAGGTGGCGAAGCGTCACCTGAGGCCAGAAGGGATCAGGACGAAGGGGAGCCTTTGATTTAACATATGGCCAAACCGGGGCGTCCAGTTCCAGGGCCTGTTTGCTATCAAGCAGCAGGCCCACAAGCGCGGAGACGAAGCTTTTGGTGGCGGAACGCAAGTCATTAAGGGCTGCAGCATGGAAACCGTTATAATATCGTTCAAAAATCAGCTGGCCCTCCCTGGCGACAAGAAAGCTGCGAAGCTTCGGGTATCTGCGGAGCGCTGCAGCATCGGCAGCGGCCAGCAGCTGGCCATCCGTCCCGGTATCCTCGGGAGAAGCAGCAGGCAGCTTAGGGAAGGAAGCGGATGACGAGATCAAGATTGGAGTTTGAATATTCATACCTAGGCAAAGCCTCCTCTCCAGCCACCCTTCGCCGCAAGCGCCCATGTTGGGGGAGGGAGCAGGACGTTTTTTTGCTTACTCTTATCTTAACCAGGACGCCGTCCGATAAATAAATTAAATACAGGCAACTGTTCGGGTATAAATGGGACAAAAATGATGAAAGCTGAAACCCTGACTTGAATATGTTACAATTAGAGAGATAGGAGGCCTCTAAAAGTACCCGAAACCTAAACCATAGACAAAGCTGTATCCGTTAGTCCGTCTTCTTTTGCTTAGACAGCAAGCTGTGATTCAGCGGAATAAGCATCGGGTATTTATAGTGTCAGATGCCTGCCGGAAGGGCAGCGATTTAAGAACTAAATAACTTCATGATGTGCTTGCAGATCTTTTCGGCGTTCTCATTTACGGAGCATTAACCACTAGCGTTCTGGGAGGGAATAACTATGGCAACGAAAGGTCACAACGAAGTCAAGGAAAGTCTAATGGAAATGACTAGAATTTTCCGGCCGAAAGATCCTAAGAAGTTTGTCAAGGAATATGTCCGGAAGTACCGCATCATGGGAGGGTATGAAGAAGAGCTGACCCACCTGGTAGAACTTGAATTGGGCAAGTTGGATTCTTCCGTGTCTTAAATCCATAGCTCCAAGAAAGCCTGACACACTATACGATTGTCTCATACTGATTACACACGCCGACCGCCCCCGCACCGTCGCGGGAAGGCGGTTTTTTCTTGCGTTTTTCTCACATATATAAATATATTGCCCTCATATTAAGCAGGTATTAAAAAAAGGGAGGAGACACCGAATTGAAGGCGGTTCTGAAGAGTCCGGAGGAGATTGCGCTGATCCGTCATGCCGGGCGAATTGTTGCAGATTGCCACCGGGAGATCAGCCGAATGATCGCCCCTGGAATCACTACGCTGGAAATTAATGAATTTGCCGAAGCCTTTATCAGCGCACAGGGTGCCAGCCCCGAGCAAAAGGGCTACCGCGGCTTTCCCTATGCAACTTGCGCGTCGGTGAACGATGTGGTCTGCCATGGCTTTCCGTGTACGACTCCGCTCCGAAGCGGTGATATCGTCACGATTGATTTGGTTGTCAACAAGGACGGCTGGCTTGCTGACTCGGGCTGGACCTATATCGTGGGAGAGCCGAGTGAGGAACTGAAGCGTCTGTTCGAGGTCACGAAGCGGGCGTTATACCGCGGTATTGAACAGGCAGTGCCAGGCAAGCGGATTGGCGATATTTCCTGTGCGATTCAGCGCACTGCGGAAGAAGAGGGGCTTGGTGTCGTCAAAGCGCTGGTTGGACACGGCATAGGCCGGCTGCTGCATGAAGCCCCGGATGTCCCTAATTACGGCAGACCGGGAGCGGGGCTTAAGCTAAAACGGGGGATGGTGATCACCATTGAAC from Paenibacillus sp. CAA11 encodes:
- the map gene encoding type I methionyl aminopeptidase, with the protein product MKAVLKSPEEIALIRHAGRIVADCHREISRMIAPGITTLEINEFAEAFISAQGASPEQKGYRGFPYATCASVNDVVCHGFPCTTPLRSGDIVTIDLVVNKDGWLADSGWTYIVGEPSEELKRLFEVTKRALYRGIEQAVPGKRIGDISCAIQRTAEEEGLGVVKALVGHGIGRLLHEAPDVPNYGRPGAGLKLKRGMVITIEPVFTLGPEGSIRWGSDGWTIRSADGSPGAQFEHTIAVEDGGPQILTE